A genomic stretch from Erigeron canadensis isolate Cc75 chromosome 9, C_canadensis_v1, whole genome shotgun sequence includes:
- the LOC122582615 gene encoding nuclear intron maturase 3, mitochondrial, which translates to MLILFRRTTTTTSYFRLARPISTALSTTISPPQTTTSQPLTKPQFKTLVLSQYHHNKFINLLQNVISSPAVLLTAVHNLTISPAPPLSVDSLHTHFFSVTKMAQELTENRFDIESCLLPVENNNNKGKPFSQFSQFDSFSLVLPNLKLKVLIESIRMVLEVIYDDRFATFSYGGRVGMGRHTAIRYLKSNVENPSWWFSVKFEKDRIFGLENVNKLCSVISEKIKDEKFIGLVRKLVESEVARIELGGCCLGKGLPQECGLNSILINVYLNVFDQKLQELRLMINKENVKSRLDEGNGDDGDRVFYKPLKVYAVRYLDEILVITSGSKGLTVKLKNLVVQFLEKNLVLAVDKEKTVVHSAVSEEVHFLGMDIRAVTPSVLHPPMSEKAIRARKKYLRQKEVRLQELKNRRETNRKKLAMKIFSHVHKKLKTSNGFKFDFQIENEVREIFKTWGREVVDEFLESIEERAAWYRKLSGGDFLSLKRIRDQLPPELVESYDKFQEQVDKYLKPMKARKELEERKRKVEEEEEQKYTERTVKDLTQLCIKVDTPEQLVRKTVRLAGFTNNMGRPRPISALMALEDVDIIKWYTGVGKRWLDYFCCSHNFKIVKTVVSYHLRFSCILTLAEKHESTKREAMKHYTKDLRVFDVDGNEEFHFPTEREIKMMGDKSLADPKPVDGTLTMILIRLASEENLYRCGAHFCQRSDTTVYRIRLLQKDLNLNLSDVKSWVSGMGGVHGYFDRKCVPLCLDHISQLYIGALTLQDVDYSSLLHI; encoded by the coding sequence ATGCTTATTCTTTTCCGGcgaaccaccaccaccacctcatATTTCCGGCTGGCAAGACCCATTTCGACAGCACTCTCAaccaccatctcaccaccacaaaccaccacATCACAACCCTTAACAAAACCCCAATTCAAAACCCTAGTCTTATCTCAATACCACCATAACAAATTCATAAATCTTCTTCAAAATGTCATCTCTTCGCCGGCTGTCCTCCTCACCGCCGTCCACAACCTCACCATTTCTCCGGCGCCACCACTTTCTGTTGATTCACTACATACCCATTTCTTTTCAGTCACTAAAATGGCCCAAGAACTCACCGAAAACCGGTTCGATATCGAATCTTGCTTGCTTCCGgtggaaaataacaataataaaggTAAACCCTTTTCTCAATTTTCTCAGTTTGATTCATTTTCACTTGTTTTGCCTAATTTGAAGTTGAAAGTTTTGATTGAATCAATTAGGATGGTGTTAGAAGTAATATATGATGATCGTTTCGCGACGTTTAGTTACGGTGGGCGGGTCGGTATGGGTAGACATACCGCTATTCGGTATTTAAAGAGCAATGTAGAGAACCCCTCCTGGTGGTTTAGTGTAAAGTTTGAAAAAGATAGGATCTTTGGATTAGAGAATGTGAATAAGTTGTGTTCAGTTATTAGTGAAAAGATTAAAGATGAGAAATTTATTGGTTTGGTTAGGAAATTGGTTGAATCAGAAGTCGCCCGGATTGAATTGGGTGGATGTTGTTTAGGGAAAGGGCTGCCTCAAGAATGTGGGTTGAATTCGATATTGATTAACGTTTACTTGAACGTGTTTGATCAAAAGTTGCAAGAGTTACGGCTTATGATTAATAAGGAAAATGTGAAAAGTAGGCTAGATGAGGGGAACGGTGATGATGGTGATCGTGTTTTTTATAAACCATTGAAGGTGTATGCTGTTAGGTACTTGGATGAGATACTTGTGATTACATCAGGGTCGAAGGGTTTGACTGTAAAGTTGAAGAATTTAGTTGTACAGTTTCTTGAAAAGAATTTGGTGTTGGCGGTTGATAAAGAGAAAACCGTTGTACATAGTGCGGTTTCTGAGGAAGTTCATTTTTTGGGTATGGATATTCGGGCAGTAACACCGTCTGTTTTGCATCCTCCAATGTCTGAGAAGGCGATTAGGGCGAGAAAGAAGTACTTGAGACAGAAAGAAGTAAGGCTTCAAGAACTTAAAAATAGGAGGGAGACGAACAGGAAGAAACTTGCTATGAAAATCTTTAGTCATGTTCATAAGAAGTTGAAGACAAGCAACGGGTTCAAGTTTGATTTCCAAATTGAAAATGAGGTGAGGGAGATTTTTAAAACTTGGGGCCGTGAAGTGGTTGATGAGTTTTTGGAGTCGATAGAGGAGCGTGCCGCCTGGTATCGTAAGCTTTCCGGTGGAGATTTTTTATCTTTGAAAAGAATTAGAGATCAACTTCCTCCGGAACTTGTTGAGTCTTATGACAAATTCCAAGAGCAAGTGGACAAGTATTTGAAGCCGATGAAAGCTAGAAAAGAGTTGGAGGAAAGAAAAAGGAAGGTGGAAGAAGAGGAGGAACAGAAATACACAGAAAGAACGGTCAAAGATTTGACCCAACTATGTATAAAAGTTGATACACCTGAACAACTTGTCAGAAAAACAGTTAGGTTAGCTGGGTTCACTAATAACATGGGTCGTCCAAGGCCAATCAGTGCACTCATGGCTCTTGAAGATGTTGACATTATTAAATGGTACACGGGTGTGGGAAAAAGATGGCTTGATTACTTCTGTTGTTCTCACAACTTTAAGATTGTAAAAACCGTTGTAAGTTATCATTTGAGGTTCTCTTGTATATTGACTTTAGCAGAAAAACATGAATCGACTAAACGTGAAGCTATGAAACATTACACTAAagatttgagagtttttgatGTTGATGGAAATGAGGAGTTTCATTTTCCTACCGAAAGGGAAATCAAGATGATGGGTGATAAAAGTCTTGCAGACCCAAAGCCCGTTGATGGAACTTTGACGATGATATTAATAAGATTGGCTTCTGAGGAGAACTTGTATCGATGTGGTGCTCATTTCTGTCAAAGATCTGATACAACTGTGTATCGTATACGGTTGTTGCAAAAAGATTTGAACTTGAATTTGTCAGATGTGAAATCATGGGTTTCCGGGATGGGTGGTGTTCATGGGTATTTTGACAGGAAGTGTGTTCCTTTATGTCTGGACCATATAAGTCAGCTTTATATTGGGGCACTCACACTTCAAGATGTTGATTATTCGAGTTTACTACATATTTGA